A genomic region of Gossypium hirsutum isolate 1008001.06 chromosome D01, Gossypium_hirsutum_v2.1, whole genome shotgun sequence contains the following coding sequences:
- the LOC107905319 gene encoding protein PTST homolog 3, chloroplastic isoform X3, whose protein sequence is MAALFQFSTSISFSSHNPIFSSKPQQWISWKTHEYRPRRSLKICAFSIKRPRSGRKVKSNEELCNDIRKFVAEVGLPEGHVPSFKELSQHGRNDLANIVRRRGYKLIQKLLSSSPETDGFIADTSVVQKHNATSDSEDTFEGQYLKSENAIEVVPLSTEAFNTENKLVAEDIDSDDHNCMRETTVYTSGDQMEMESTVLEDVSTSTLLPFEENYSGSLSVNLDQNSDDSSFMPEESPAMSILEEKVARFVQNGDLDAIECACYADTVYEKLNETNDEVATQSRTGSEDRLRNADDAVSKSNGSATVAKQVAPPVAMDYLPWSYDKMEAQTLNSDDSREDLDSKTTGRDTIIEINHLQFLLHQKELELSLLKEQIEKEKIALASMQNKAETEIQKAQKLVSEKDAELLAAEESLSGLQEVQLEYTGDGEIVEVSGSFNGWHHQIKLDPKPSSTTKTPLESSKSKIWSTVLWLYPGVYEIKFVVDGQWTLDPQRESTTSSRICNNILRVDR, encoded by the exons ATGGCAGCTTTGTTTCAATTTTCAACTTCCATTTCCTTCTCTTCTCATAACCCCATCTTCTCATCAAAGCCACAACAATGGATAAGCTGGAAAACCCATGAATATAGACCTAGAAGAAGCTTAAAAATATGTGCTTTTTCTATTAAAAGACCCAG gAGTGGGAGAAAGGTAAAGAGTAATGAGGAACTGTGTAATGATATAAGGAAATTTGTAGCTGAGGTTGGGCTTCCAGAGGGTCATGTTCCTTCCTTTAAAGAACTTTCTCAGCATGGAAG GAATGATCTGGCTAACATTGTTCGAAGGAGAGGATACAAGCTCATCCAAAAGCTTCTTTCGAGCTCACCAGAAACCGATGGATTTATTGCAGATACAAGCGTAGTTCAAAAGCACAATGCCACCAGTGATTCGGAAGATACTTTTGAAG GTCAATATCTAAAGAGTGAGAATGCAATCGAAGTTGTTCCTTTGTCAACCGAAGCTTTCAACACGGAGAATAAGTTGGTTGCAGAGGATATTGATTCCGATGACCATAATTGCATGAGGGAAACTACAGTGTATACTTCAGGAGATCAAATGGAAATGGAAAGCACCGTGCTTGAAGATGTTTCCACATCAACTTTGCTCCCGTTCGAGGAAAACTATTCTGGGAGTTTGAGTGTTAATCTGGACCAGAATTCTGATGATAGTAGTTTCATGCCTGAAGAATCTCCGGCCATGTCAATTTTGGAGGAAAAAGTTGCGAGATTTGTTCAGAATGGAGATTTGGATGCAATCGAGT GTGCTTGCTATGCAGATACTGTTTACGAGAAATTAAATGAAACTAATGATGAAGTAGCAACTCAATCAAGGACAGGAAGTGAAGATCGCTTGAGAAATGCTGATGATGCTGTCTCCAAATCGAATGGAAGTGCAACAGTCGCCAAGCAGGTTGCTCCTCCTGTAGCAATGGATTATCTTCCTTGGAG TTATGACAAGATGGAAGCTCAAACACTAAACAGTGATGATTCGAGGGAGGATTTGGATTCCAAG ACCACTGGAAGGGACACCATAATTGAGATTAATCATCTCCAGTTTTTGCTG CACCAGAAGGAATTAGAATTATCCCTATTGAAGGAGCAGATTGAAAAGGAAAAG ATTGCTTTGGCTTCCATGCAAAACAAGGCTGAAACAGAGATCCAAAAAGCTCAAAAACTTGTCTCTGAGAAGGATGCTGAATTGCTTGCTGCTGAAGAAAGCTTATCGGGCCTACAAGAG GTGCAACTTGAATACACTGGAGATGGTGAAATTGTGGAAGTATCTGGTAGCTTCAATGGTTGGCATCATCAGATTAAATTGGATCCTAAGCCATCTTCTACCACTAAAACCCCCCTTGAATCAAG TAAGTCCAAAATCTGGTCAACGGTGCTATGGCTTTATCCTGGGGTATACGAG ATAAAATTTGTTGTCGACGGTCAATGGACACTTGATCCTCAAAGAGAGTCAACAACCAGCAGTAGAATATGTAACAACATTCTCCGAGTTGATAGATAA
- the LOC107905319 gene encoding protein PTST homolog 3, chloroplastic isoform X4: MAALFQFSTSISFSSHNPIFSSKPQQWISWKTHEYRPRRSLKICAFSIKRPRSGRKVKSNEELCNDIRKFVAEVGLPEGHVPSFKELSQHGRNDLANIVRRRGYKLIQKLLSSSPETDGFIADTSVVQKHNATSDSEDTFEGQYLKSENAIEVVPLSTEAFNTENKLVAEDIDSDDHNCMRETTVYTSGDQMEMESTVLEDVSTSTLLPFEENYSGSLSVNLDQNSDDSSFMPEESPAMSILEEKVARFVQNGDLDAIEYTVYEKLNETNDEVATQSRTGSEDRLRNADDAVSKSNGSATVAKQVAPPVAMDYLPWSYDKMEAQTLNSDDSREDLDSKTTGRDTIIEINHLQFLLHQKELELSLLKEQIEKEKIALASMQNKAETEIQKAQKLVSEKDAELLAAEESLSGLQEVQLEYTGDGEIVEVSGSFNGWHHQIKLDPKPSSTTKTPLESSKSKIWSTVLWLYPGVYEIKFVVDGQWTLDPQRESTTSSRICNNILRVDR, from the exons ATGGCAGCTTTGTTTCAATTTTCAACTTCCATTTCCTTCTCTTCTCATAACCCCATCTTCTCATCAAAGCCACAACAATGGATAAGCTGGAAAACCCATGAATATAGACCTAGAAGAAGCTTAAAAATATGTGCTTTTTCTATTAAAAGACCCAG gAGTGGGAGAAAGGTAAAGAGTAATGAGGAACTGTGTAATGATATAAGGAAATTTGTAGCTGAGGTTGGGCTTCCAGAGGGTCATGTTCCTTCCTTTAAAGAACTTTCTCAGCATGGAAG GAATGATCTGGCTAACATTGTTCGAAGGAGAGGATACAAGCTCATCCAAAAGCTTCTTTCGAGCTCACCAGAAACCGATGGATTTATTGCAGATACAAGCGTAGTTCAAAAGCACAATGCCACCAGTGATTCGGAAGATACTTTTGAAG GTCAATATCTAAAGAGTGAGAATGCAATCGAAGTTGTTCCTTTGTCAACCGAAGCTTTCAACACGGAGAATAAGTTGGTTGCAGAGGATATTGATTCCGATGACCATAATTGCATGAGGGAAACTACAGTGTATACTTCAGGAGATCAAATGGAAATGGAAAGCACCGTGCTTGAAGATGTTTCCACATCAACTTTGCTCCCGTTCGAGGAAAACTATTCTGGGAGTTTGAGTGTTAATCTGGACCAGAATTCTGATGATAGTAGTTTCATGCCTGAAGAATCTCCGGCCATGTCAATTTTGGAGGAAAAAGTTGCGAGATTTGTTCAGAATGGAGATTTGGATGCAATCGAGT ATACTGTTTACGAGAAATTAAATGAAACTAATGATGAAGTAGCAACTCAATCAAGGACAGGAAGTGAAGATCGCTTGAGAAATGCTGATGATGCTGTCTCCAAATCGAATGGAAGTGCAACAGTCGCCAAGCAGGTTGCTCCTCCTGTAGCAATGGATTATCTTCCTTGGAG TTATGACAAGATGGAAGCTCAAACACTAAACAGTGATGATTCGAGGGAGGATTTGGATTCCAAG ACCACTGGAAGGGACACCATAATTGAGATTAATCATCTCCAGTTTTTGCTG CACCAGAAGGAATTAGAATTATCCCTATTGAAGGAGCAGATTGAAAAGGAAAAG ATTGCTTTGGCTTCCATGCAAAACAAGGCTGAAACAGAGATCCAAAAAGCTCAAAAACTTGTCTCTGAGAAGGATGCTGAATTGCTTGCTGCTGAAGAAAGCTTATCGGGCCTACAAGAG GTGCAACTTGAATACACTGGAGATGGTGAAATTGTGGAAGTATCTGGTAGCTTCAATGGTTGGCATCATCAGATTAAATTGGATCCTAAGCCATCTTCTACCACTAAAACCCCCCTTGAATCAAG TAAGTCCAAAATCTGGTCAACGGTGCTATGGCTTTATCCTGGGGTATACGAG ATAAAATTTGTTGTCGACGGTCAATGGACACTTGATCCTCAAAGAGAGTCAACAACCAGCAGTAGAATATGTAACAACATTCTCCGAGTTGATAGATAA
- the LOC107905319 gene encoding protein PTST homolog 3, chloroplastic isoform X6 has translation MAALFQFSTSISFSSHNPIFSSKPQQWISWKTHEYRPRRSLKICAFSIKRPRSGRKVKSNEELCNDIRKFVAEVGLPEGHVPSFKELSQHGRNDLANIVRRRGYKLIQKLLSSSPETDGFIADTSVVQKHNATSDSEDTFEGQYLKSENAIEVVPLSTEAFNTENKLVAEDIDSDDHNCMRETTVYTSGDQMEMESTVLEDVSTSTLLPFEENYSGSLSVNLDQNSDDSSFMPEESPAMSILEEKVARFVQNGDLDAIEYTVYEKLNETNDEVATQSRTGSEDRLRNADDAVSKSNGSATVAKQVAPPVAMDYLPWSYDKMEAQTLNSDDSREDLDSKTTGRDTIIEINHLQFLLVYNFNHQKELELSLLKEQIEKEKIALASMQNKAETEIQKAQKLVSEKDAELLAAEESLSGLQEVQLEYTGDGEIVEVSGSFNGWHHQIKLDPKPSSTTKTPLESR, from the exons ATGGCAGCTTTGTTTCAATTTTCAACTTCCATTTCCTTCTCTTCTCATAACCCCATCTTCTCATCAAAGCCACAACAATGGATAAGCTGGAAAACCCATGAATATAGACCTAGAAGAAGCTTAAAAATATGTGCTTTTTCTATTAAAAGACCCAG gAGTGGGAGAAAGGTAAAGAGTAATGAGGAACTGTGTAATGATATAAGGAAATTTGTAGCTGAGGTTGGGCTTCCAGAGGGTCATGTTCCTTCCTTTAAAGAACTTTCTCAGCATGGAAG GAATGATCTGGCTAACATTGTTCGAAGGAGAGGATACAAGCTCATCCAAAAGCTTCTTTCGAGCTCACCAGAAACCGATGGATTTATTGCAGATACAAGCGTAGTTCAAAAGCACAATGCCACCAGTGATTCGGAAGATACTTTTGAAG GTCAATATCTAAAGAGTGAGAATGCAATCGAAGTTGTTCCTTTGTCAACCGAAGCTTTCAACACGGAGAATAAGTTGGTTGCAGAGGATATTGATTCCGATGACCATAATTGCATGAGGGAAACTACAGTGTATACTTCAGGAGATCAAATGGAAATGGAAAGCACCGTGCTTGAAGATGTTTCCACATCAACTTTGCTCCCGTTCGAGGAAAACTATTCTGGGAGTTTGAGTGTTAATCTGGACCAGAATTCTGATGATAGTAGTTTCATGCCTGAAGAATCTCCGGCCATGTCAATTTTGGAGGAAAAAGTTGCGAGATTTGTTCAGAATGGAGATTTGGATGCAATCGAGT ATACTGTTTACGAGAAATTAAATGAAACTAATGATGAAGTAGCAACTCAATCAAGGACAGGAAGTGAAGATCGCTTGAGAAATGCTGATGATGCTGTCTCCAAATCGAATGGAAGTGCAACAGTCGCCAAGCAGGTTGCTCCTCCTGTAGCAATGGATTATCTTCCTTGGAG TTATGACAAGATGGAAGCTCAAACACTAAACAGTGATGATTCGAGGGAGGATTTGGATTCCAAG ACCACTGGAAGGGACACCATAATTGAGATTAATCATCTCCAGTTTTTGCTGgtatataattttaat CACCAGAAGGAATTAGAATTATCCCTATTGAAGGAGCAGATTGAAAAGGAAAAG ATTGCTTTGGCTTCCATGCAAAACAAGGCTGAAACAGAGATCCAAAAAGCTCAAAAACTTGTCTCTGAGAAGGATGCTGAATTGCTTGCTGCTGAAGAAAGCTTATCGGGCCTACAAGAG GTGCAACTTGAATACACTGGAGATGGTGAAATTGTGGAAGTATCTGGTAGCTTCAATGGTTGGCATCATCAGATTAAATTGGATCCTAAGCCATCTTCTACCACTAAAACCCCCCTTGAATCAAG ATAA
- the LOC107905319 gene encoding protein PTST homolog 3, chloroplastic isoform X5 translates to MAALFQFSTSISFSSHNPIFSSKPQQWISWKTHEYRPRRSLKICAFSIKRPRSGRKVKSNEELCNDIRKFVAEVGLPEGHVPSFKELSQHGRNDLANIVRRRGYKLIQKLLSSSPETDGFIADTSVVQKHNATSDSEDTFEGQYLKSENAIEVVPLSTEAFNTENKLVAEDIDSDDHNCMRETTVYTSGDQMEMESTVLEDVSTSTLLPFEENYSGSLSVNLDQNSDDSSFMPEESPAMSILEEKVARFVQNGDLDAIECACYADTVYEKLNETNDEVATQSRTGSEDRLRNADDAVSKSNGSATVAKQVAPPVAMDYLPWSYDKMEAQTLNSDDSREDLDSKTTGRDTIIEINHLQFLLVYNFNHQKELELSLLKEQIEKEKIALASMQNKAETEIQKAQKLVSEKDAELLAAEESLSGLQEVQLEYTGDGEIVEVSGSFNGWHHQIKLDPKPSSTTKTPLESR, encoded by the exons ATGGCAGCTTTGTTTCAATTTTCAACTTCCATTTCCTTCTCTTCTCATAACCCCATCTTCTCATCAAAGCCACAACAATGGATAAGCTGGAAAACCCATGAATATAGACCTAGAAGAAGCTTAAAAATATGTGCTTTTTCTATTAAAAGACCCAG gAGTGGGAGAAAGGTAAAGAGTAATGAGGAACTGTGTAATGATATAAGGAAATTTGTAGCTGAGGTTGGGCTTCCAGAGGGTCATGTTCCTTCCTTTAAAGAACTTTCTCAGCATGGAAG GAATGATCTGGCTAACATTGTTCGAAGGAGAGGATACAAGCTCATCCAAAAGCTTCTTTCGAGCTCACCAGAAACCGATGGATTTATTGCAGATACAAGCGTAGTTCAAAAGCACAATGCCACCAGTGATTCGGAAGATACTTTTGAAG GTCAATATCTAAAGAGTGAGAATGCAATCGAAGTTGTTCCTTTGTCAACCGAAGCTTTCAACACGGAGAATAAGTTGGTTGCAGAGGATATTGATTCCGATGACCATAATTGCATGAGGGAAACTACAGTGTATACTTCAGGAGATCAAATGGAAATGGAAAGCACCGTGCTTGAAGATGTTTCCACATCAACTTTGCTCCCGTTCGAGGAAAACTATTCTGGGAGTTTGAGTGTTAATCTGGACCAGAATTCTGATGATAGTAGTTTCATGCCTGAAGAATCTCCGGCCATGTCAATTTTGGAGGAAAAAGTTGCGAGATTTGTTCAGAATGGAGATTTGGATGCAATCGAGT GTGCTTGCTATGCAGATACTGTTTACGAGAAATTAAATGAAACTAATGATGAAGTAGCAACTCAATCAAGGACAGGAAGTGAAGATCGCTTGAGAAATGCTGATGATGCTGTCTCCAAATCGAATGGAAGTGCAACAGTCGCCAAGCAGGTTGCTCCTCCTGTAGCAATGGATTATCTTCCTTGGAG TTATGACAAGATGGAAGCTCAAACACTAAACAGTGATGATTCGAGGGAGGATTTGGATTCCAAG ACCACTGGAAGGGACACCATAATTGAGATTAATCATCTCCAGTTTTTGCTGgtatataattttaat CACCAGAAGGAATTAGAATTATCCCTATTGAAGGAGCAGATTGAAAAGGAAAAG ATTGCTTTGGCTTCCATGCAAAACAAGGCTGAAACAGAGATCCAAAAAGCTCAAAAACTTGTCTCTGAGAAGGATGCTGAATTGCTTGCTGCTGAAGAAAGCTTATCGGGCCTACAAGAG GTGCAACTTGAATACACTGGAGATGGTGAAATTGTGGAAGTATCTGGTAGCTTCAATGGTTGGCATCATCAGATTAAATTGGATCCTAAGCCATCTTCTACCACTAAAACCCCCCTTGAATCAAG ATAA
- the LOC107905319 gene encoding protein PTST homolog 3, chloroplastic isoform X1, which produces MAALFQFSTSISFSSHNPIFSSKPQQWISWKTHEYRPRRSLKICAFSIKRPRSGRKVKSNEELCNDIRKFVAEVGLPEGHVPSFKELSQHGRNDLANIVRRRGYKLIQKLLSSSPETDGFIADTSVVQKHNATSDSEDTFEGQYLKSENAIEVVPLSTEAFNTENKLVAEDIDSDDHNCMRETTVYTSGDQMEMESTVLEDVSTSTLLPFEENYSGSLSVNLDQNSDDSSFMPEESPAMSILEEKVARFVQNGDLDAIECACYADTVYEKLNETNDEVATQSRTGSEDRLRNADDAVSKSNGSATVAKQVAPPVAMDYLPWSYDKMEAQTLNSDDSREDLDSKTTGRDTIIEINHLQFLLVYNFNHQKELELSLLKEQIEKEKIALASMQNKAETEIQKAQKLVSEKDAELLAAEESLSGLQEVQLEYTGDGEIVEVSGSFNGWHHQIKLDPKPSSTTKTPLESSKSKIWSTVLWLYPGVYEIKFVVDGQWTLDPQRESTTSSRICNNILRVDR; this is translated from the exons ATGGCAGCTTTGTTTCAATTTTCAACTTCCATTTCCTTCTCTTCTCATAACCCCATCTTCTCATCAAAGCCACAACAATGGATAAGCTGGAAAACCCATGAATATAGACCTAGAAGAAGCTTAAAAATATGTGCTTTTTCTATTAAAAGACCCAG gAGTGGGAGAAAGGTAAAGAGTAATGAGGAACTGTGTAATGATATAAGGAAATTTGTAGCTGAGGTTGGGCTTCCAGAGGGTCATGTTCCTTCCTTTAAAGAACTTTCTCAGCATGGAAG GAATGATCTGGCTAACATTGTTCGAAGGAGAGGATACAAGCTCATCCAAAAGCTTCTTTCGAGCTCACCAGAAACCGATGGATTTATTGCAGATACAAGCGTAGTTCAAAAGCACAATGCCACCAGTGATTCGGAAGATACTTTTGAAG GTCAATATCTAAAGAGTGAGAATGCAATCGAAGTTGTTCCTTTGTCAACCGAAGCTTTCAACACGGAGAATAAGTTGGTTGCAGAGGATATTGATTCCGATGACCATAATTGCATGAGGGAAACTACAGTGTATACTTCAGGAGATCAAATGGAAATGGAAAGCACCGTGCTTGAAGATGTTTCCACATCAACTTTGCTCCCGTTCGAGGAAAACTATTCTGGGAGTTTGAGTGTTAATCTGGACCAGAATTCTGATGATAGTAGTTTCATGCCTGAAGAATCTCCGGCCATGTCAATTTTGGAGGAAAAAGTTGCGAGATTTGTTCAGAATGGAGATTTGGATGCAATCGAGT GTGCTTGCTATGCAGATACTGTTTACGAGAAATTAAATGAAACTAATGATGAAGTAGCAACTCAATCAAGGACAGGAAGTGAAGATCGCTTGAGAAATGCTGATGATGCTGTCTCCAAATCGAATGGAAGTGCAACAGTCGCCAAGCAGGTTGCTCCTCCTGTAGCAATGGATTATCTTCCTTGGAG TTATGACAAGATGGAAGCTCAAACACTAAACAGTGATGATTCGAGGGAGGATTTGGATTCCAAG ACCACTGGAAGGGACACCATAATTGAGATTAATCATCTCCAGTTTTTGCTGgtatataattttaat CACCAGAAGGAATTAGAATTATCCCTATTGAAGGAGCAGATTGAAAAGGAAAAG ATTGCTTTGGCTTCCATGCAAAACAAGGCTGAAACAGAGATCCAAAAAGCTCAAAAACTTGTCTCTGAGAAGGATGCTGAATTGCTTGCTGCTGAAGAAAGCTTATCGGGCCTACAAGAG GTGCAACTTGAATACACTGGAGATGGTGAAATTGTGGAAGTATCTGGTAGCTTCAATGGTTGGCATCATCAGATTAAATTGGATCCTAAGCCATCTTCTACCACTAAAACCCCCCTTGAATCAAG TAAGTCCAAAATCTGGTCAACGGTGCTATGGCTTTATCCTGGGGTATACGAG ATAAAATTTGTTGTCGACGGTCAATGGACACTTGATCCTCAAAGAGAGTCAACAACCAGCAGTAGAATATGTAACAACATTCTCCGAGTTGATAGATAA
- the LOC107905319 gene encoding protein PTST homolog 3, chloroplastic isoform X2, translating into MAALFQFSTSISFSSHNPIFSSKPQQWISWKTHEYRPRRSLKICAFSIKRPRSGRKVKSNEELCNDIRKFVAEVGLPEGHVPSFKELSQHGRNDLANIVRRRGYKLIQKLLSSSPETDGFIADTSVVQKHNATSDSEDTFEGQYLKSENAIEVVPLSTEAFNTENKLVAEDIDSDDHNCMRETTVYTSGDQMEMESTVLEDVSTSTLLPFEENYSGSLSVNLDQNSDDSSFMPEESPAMSILEEKVARFVQNGDLDAIEYTVYEKLNETNDEVATQSRTGSEDRLRNADDAVSKSNGSATVAKQVAPPVAMDYLPWSYDKMEAQTLNSDDSREDLDSKTTGRDTIIEINHLQFLLVYNFNHQKELELSLLKEQIEKEKIALASMQNKAETEIQKAQKLVSEKDAELLAAEESLSGLQEVQLEYTGDGEIVEVSGSFNGWHHQIKLDPKPSSTTKTPLESSKSKIWSTVLWLYPGVYEIKFVVDGQWTLDPQRESTTSSRICNNILRVDR; encoded by the exons ATGGCAGCTTTGTTTCAATTTTCAACTTCCATTTCCTTCTCTTCTCATAACCCCATCTTCTCATCAAAGCCACAACAATGGATAAGCTGGAAAACCCATGAATATAGACCTAGAAGAAGCTTAAAAATATGTGCTTTTTCTATTAAAAGACCCAG gAGTGGGAGAAAGGTAAAGAGTAATGAGGAACTGTGTAATGATATAAGGAAATTTGTAGCTGAGGTTGGGCTTCCAGAGGGTCATGTTCCTTCCTTTAAAGAACTTTCTCAGCATGGAAG GAATGATCTGGCTAACATTGTTCGAAGGAGAGGATACAAGCTCATCCAAAAGCTTCTTTCGAGCTCACCAGAAACCGATGGATTTATTGCAGATACAAGCGTAGTTCAAAAGCACAATGCCACCAGTGATTCGGAAGATACTTTTGAAG GTCAATATCTAAAGAGTGAGAATGCAATCGAAGTTGTTCCTTTGTCAACCGAAGCTTTCAACACGGAGAATAAGTTGGTTGCAGAGGATATTGATTCCGATGACCATAATTGCATGAGGGAAACTACAGTGTATACTTCAGGAGATCAAATGGAAATGGAAAGCACCGTGCTTGAAGATGTTTCCACATCAACTTTGCTCCCGTTCGAGGAAAACTATTCTGGGAGTTTGAGTGTTAATCTGGACCAGAATTCTGATGATAGTAGTTTCATGCCTGAAGAATCTCCGGCCATGTCAATTTTGGAGGAAAAAGTTGCGAGATTTGTTCAGAATGGAGATTTGGATGCAATCGAGT ATACTGTTTACGAGAAATTAAATGAAACTAATGATGAAGTAGCAACTCAATCAAGGACAGGAAGTGAAGATCGCTTGAGAAATGCTGATGATGCTGTCTCCAAATCGAATGGAAGTGCAACAGTCGCCAAGCAGGTTGCTCCTCCTGTAGCAATGGATTATCTTCCTTGGAG TTATGACAAGATGGAAGCTCAAACACTAAACAGTGATGATTCGAGGGAGGATTTGGATTCCAAG ACCACTGGAAGGGACACCATAATTGAGATTAATCATCTCCAGTTTTTGCTGgtatataattttaat CACCAGAAGGAATTAGAATTATCCCTATTGAAGGAGCAGATTGAAAAGGAAAAG ATTGCTTTGGCTTCCATGCAAAACAAGGCTGAAACAGAGATCCAAAAAGCTCAAAAACTTGTCTCTGAGAAGGATGCTGAATTGCTTGCTGCTGAAGAAAGCTTATCGGGCCTACAAGAG GTGCAACTTGAATACACTGGAGATGGTGAAATTGTGGAAGTATCTGGTAGCTTCAATGGTTGGCATCATCAGATTAAATTGGATCCTAAGCCATCTTCTACCACTAAAACCCCCCTTGAATCAAG TAAGTCCAAAATCTGGTCAACGGTGCTATGGCTTTATCCTGGGGTATACGAG ATAAAATTTGTTGTCGACGGTCAATGGACACTTGATCCTCAAAGAGAGTCAACAACCAGCAGTAGAATATGTAACAACATTCTCCGAGTTGATAGATAA
- the LOC107905319 gene encoding protein PTST homolog 3, chloroplastic isoform X7 gives MAALFQFSTSISFSSHNPIFSSKPQQWISWKTHEYRPRRSLKICAFSIKRPRSGRKVKSNEELCNDIRKFVAEVGLPEGHVPSFKELSQHGRNDLANIVRRRGYKLIQKLLSSSPETDGFIADTSVVQKHNATSDSEDTFEGQYLKSENAIEVVPLSTEAFNTENKLVAEDIDSDDHNCMRETTVYTSGDQMEMESTVLEDVSTSTLLPFEENYSGSLSVNLDQNSDDSSFMPEESPAMSILEEKVARFVQNGDLDAIEYTVYEKLNETNDEVATQSRTGSEDRLRNADDAVSKSNGSATVAKQVAPPVAMDYLPWSYDKMEAQTLNSDDSREDLDSKTTGRDTIIEINHLQFLLHQKELELSLLKEQIEKEKIALASMQNKAETEIQKAQKLVSEKDAELLAAEESLSGLQEVQLEYTGDGEIVEVSGSFNGWHHQIKLDPKPSSTTKTPLESR, from the exons ATGGCAGCTTTGTTTCAATTTTCAACTTCCATTTCCTTCTCTTCTCATAACCCCATCTTCTCATCAAAGCCACAACAATGGATAAGCTGGAAAACCCATGAATATAGACCTAGAAGAAGCTTAAAAATATGTGCTTTTTCTATTAAAAGACCCAG gAGTGGGAGAAAGGTAAAGAGTAATGAGGAACTGTGTAATGATATAAGGAAATTTGTAGCTGAGGTTGGGCTTCCAGAGGGTCATGTTCCTTCCTTTAAAGAACTTTCTCAGCATGGAAG GAATGATCTGGCTAACATTGTTCGAAGGAGAGGATACAAGCTCATCCAAAAGCTTCTTTCGAGCTCACCAGAAACCGATGGATTTATTGCAGATACAAGCGTAGTTCAAAAGCACAATGCCACCAGTGATTCGGAAGATACTTTTGAAG GTCAATATCTAAAGAGTGAGAATGCAATCGAAGTTGTTCCTTTGTCAACCGAAGCTTTCAACACGGAGAATAAGTTGGTTGCAGAGGATATTGATTCCGATGACCATAATTGCATGAGGGAAACTACAGTGTATACTTCAGGAGATCAAATGGAAATGGAAAGCACCGTGCTTGAAGATGTTTCCACATCAACTTTGCTCCCGTTCGAGGAAAACTATTCTGGGAGTTTGAGTGTTAATCTGGACCAGAATTCTGATGATAGTAGTTTCATGCCTGAAGAATCTCCGGCCATGTCAATTTTGGAGGAAAAAGTTGCGAGATTTGTTCAGAATGGAGATTTGGATGCAATCGAGT ATACTGTTTACGAGAAATTAAATGAAACTAATGATGAAGTAGCAACTCAATCAAGGACAGGAAGTGAAGATCGCTTGAGAAATGCTGATGATGCTGTCTCCAAATCGAATGGAAGTGCAACAGTCGCCAAGCAGGTTGCTCCTCCTGTAGCAATGGATTATCTTCCTTGGAG TTATGACAAGATGGAAGCTCAAACACTAAACAGTGATGATTCGAGGGAGGATTTGGATTCCAAG ACCACTGGAAGGGACACCATAATTGAGATTAATCATCTCCAGTTTTTGCTG CACCAGAAGGAATTAGAATTATCCCTATTGAAGGAGCAGATTGAAAAGGAAAAG ATTGCTTTGGCTTCCATGCAAAACAAGGCTGAAACAGAGATCCAAAAAGCTCAAAAACTTGTCTCTGAGAAGGATGCTGAATTGCTTGCTGCTGAAGAAAGCTTATCGGGCCTACAAGAG GTGCAACTTGAATACACTGGAGATGGTGAAATTGTGGAAGTATCTGGTAGCTTCAATGGTTGGCATCATCAGATTAAATTGGATCCTAAGCCATCTTCTACCACTAAAACCCCCCTTGAATCAAG ATAA